A genomic segment from Hypanus sabinus isolate sHypSab1 chromosome 8, sHypSab1.hap1, whole genome shotgun sequence encodes:
- the LOC132397656 gene encoding probable G-protein coupled receptor 139 produces MARSGEAKIQTEARQGKAGFQAGRGRAQRTTMEQAPILAIGNVFYYALAILGIPANVVTLLTLQLRDCGLSNSTNIYLVSMAAADIIVLIFYVGMNRILVPRFSQYFHLFTMVCRFELIMIAAVVDCSVWLTVSFTFDRFVAVCCQGFKRRYCTAKTATLMVSTVYLLTYARNLPYYFTVLPYIVYKGQQIGCKTNPAVYSVPGWRAFYWLHTVLTPFVPFATIILFNLLTIWHIVVASRVRQSFHSDGASGDAELRNRRRAMVLLFAASASFISLWVSTVGLFLFSRITNTYFYRNFNDPFAVVNEISRMLRVLNCCSSTCMYALTQSKFREELKSLGKSYKNLIWKVLQ; encoded by the exons atgGCGAGGTCAGGCGAAGCAAAGATCCAGactgaggcgaggcaaggcaaaGCAGGGTTCCAGGCAGGAAG AGGACGAGCACAGAGAACAACAATGGAGCAAGCCCCTATTCTGGCGATCGGGAACGTTTTCTACTATGCATTGGCAATATTAGGTATCCCAG CTAATGTGGTCACACTTCTGACACTCCAGCTCCGGGACTGTGGACTTTCAAACAGCACTAACATCTACCTCGTGTCTATGGCAGCGGCAGACATCATCGTCCTGATCTTCTACGTGGGGATGAACCGCATTCTGGTTCCTCGTTTTTCACAATACTTTCACTTGTTTACTATGGTGTGCCGCTTCGAGTTAATCATGATAGCGGCGGTGGTTGACTGCTCCGTCTGGCTAACCGTGTCGTTCACGTTCGACCGCTTTGTGGCCGTCTGTTGTCAGGGTTTTAAGCGGAGATACTGTACAGCAAAAACGGCAACACTGATGGTCAGTACTGTTTACCTTCTGACATATGCCAGGAACCTCCCGTATTATTTCACTGTTCTTCCTTACATAGTTTACAAAGGCCAGCAGATCGGTTGCAAGACAAATCCTGCTGTCTACTCAGTTCCAGGATGGAGAGCGTTCTACTGGCTTCATACAGTTTTAACTCCCTTCGTCCCGTTTGCGACAATAATTCTTTTCAACCTTTTGACCATCTGGCACATCGTGGTGGCCAGTAGGGTCCGTCAGAGTTTCCATTCAGATGGAGCATCGGGAGACGCGGAGCTGAGGAATCGCCGAAGAGCCATGGTCCTTCTCTTTGCTGCATCAGCTAGTTTCATATCCCTATGGGTGTCAACGGTCGGACTCTTCCTCTTTTCCCGAATCACAAACACGTATTTCTACCGAAATTTCAACGATCCATTCGCTGTCGTCAATGAAATATCTCGTATGCTCCGGGTTCTGAACTGTTGTTCGAGCACTTGCATGTACGCTTTAACTCAATCTAAATTCAGGGAAGAGCTGAAGAGCTtgggaaaatcctataaaaatcTAATATGGAAAGTGTTGCAGTGA